A window from Armatimonas rosea encodes these proteins:
- the sucC gene encoding ADP-forming succinate--CoA ligase subunit beta, giving the protein MKMQEYQAKALLAQFGVPTPKGIVCTTPDEVKAAAESLGGGAVVKAQVLAGGRGKAGAVKVAKTAEACADFAGSILGKKLYFEQAKEELAINTLLVEELLPIAKEYYLGMVVDRDTQRNVLILSSQGGMDIEEVAHSHPDAIGRHPVDPAIGVKDFHIRELARKGGIPDSELGKLAPFVKNLYNACLKSDATLAEINPLVVLADGNFIAGDAKINIDDNTLYRHPELAAHGEDSDELNDFEKEARRRGINNYVHLGGNVGIICNGAGLVMGTMDEVKRAGGQPANFLDIGGGAKAELVRSSLELILLDKDVKAILINIFGGITRGDEVAKGIIEATSTMDIQVPLVVRLAGTNSEEGLALLKDANLVPAATMQEAAQKVVALL; this is encoded by the coding sequence ATGAAAATGCAGGAATATCAGGCCAAAGCTCTCCTGGCGCAGTTTGGAGTGCCGACGCCCAAGGGAATTGTTTGTACCACTCCCGATGAAGTCAAGGCTGCTGCCGAGTCGCTCGGGGGCGGAGCTGTTGTCAAAGCACAGGTTCTCGCTGGCGGGCGAGGCAAGGCCGGTGCCGTCAAGGTCGCCAAGACCGCCGAGGCGTGCGCGGACTTTGCGGGCTCGATCCTGGGCAAGAAGCTCTACTTTGAGCAGGCCAAGGAAGAGCTCGCGATCAACACGCTTCTTGTCGAGGAGCTCCTCCCCATCGCCAAAGAGTACTATCTGGGCATGGTGGTCGACCGCGACACCCAGCGCAACGTGCTGATTCTCTCGTCGCAGGGCGGGATGGATATCGAGGAAGTGGCCCACTCCCACCCCGATGCCATCGGACGCCACCCGGTCGATCCGGCCATTGGGGTCAAGGACTTCCACATCCGTGAGCTGGCCCGCAAGGGCGGCATCCCGGACTCCGAGCTGGGCAAGCTGGCCCCGTTTGTCAAGAACCTCTACAACGCCTGCCTCAAGTCCGATGCCACCCTCGCGGAGATCAACCCGCTGGTTGTGCTCGCGGATGGGAACTTTATCGCGGGCGATGCGAAGATCAATATCGACGACAACACGCTCTACCGCCACCCAGAGCTCGCCGCCCACGGCGAGGACTCCGACGAGCTCAACGACTTCGAGAAAGAAGCACGTCGGCGCGGGATCAATAACTACGTTCACCTCGGCGGCAATGTCGGCATCATCTGCAACGGCGCCGGGCTCGTCATGGGCACGATGGACGAGGTCAAGCGTGCGGGCGGCCAGCCGGCAAACTTCCTCGATATCGGCGGCGGCGCAAAGGCCGAGCTGGTGCGCTCCTCGCTGGAGCTGATCCTGCTCGATAAAGACGTGAAAGCGATCCTCATCAATATCTTCGGCGGTATCACCCGCGGCGATGAAGTCGCCAAGGGGATTATCGAGGCGACAAGCACGATGGACATCCAAGTTCCGCTGGTCGTGCGCCTTGCGGGGACAAACTCGGAGGAGGGCCTTGCGCTTCTCAAGGATGCCAACCTGGTCCCTGCCGCCACGATGCAGGAAGCTGCTCAGAAAGTTGTCGCGCTGCTCTAA
- a CDS encoding DUF4177 domain-containing protein, producing MAWEYKIITSAEDTDDETMLNELGAEGWELISVQISEVTYVEENAESEEGDEYVEEVATYYLKRAK from the coding sequence ATGGCCTGGGAATATAAAATTATCACCTCCGCAGAGGACACCGACGATGAGACGATGCTCAATGAGCTCGGTGCTGAGGGCTGGGAGCTTATCTCGGTGCAGATCAGCGAAGTGACCTACGTCGAAGAGAACGCCGAGAGCGAAGAAGGCGACGAGTACGTCGAGGAAGTGGCGACCTACTACCTCAAGCGAGCGAAATAA
- a CDS encoding DUF1501 domain-containing protein, producing the protein MDPLAVTRRHFLKNSTLGLGVLGLGSLETGAFAAPHFAPKAKRVIYLFQSGGPAAQDLFDNKPLLREKHGQPLPDFIRRGQRLTGMSANQAELPLAGSAFNFVRAGKCGMELSEIMPETAKIADELCLVRSMWTEAINHDPAITFFQTGSQIAGRPCLGAWVSYGLGSMNENLPSFVVLVTANQGDQPLYSRLWGSGFLDARYQGTQFRAGKSPVLYLTNPEGVSNQSRRALLDTLGQLSKLQSQATLDPAIESRMAQYELAYRMQTSVPEVTDTSTEPDETFALYGEDARKPGTFAANCLLARRLAEKGVRFIQLYHQGWDHHGGLPGAMRGQAKLTDKASAALVLDLKRRGMLDDTLIIWGGEFGRTSYSQGKLEKNNYGRDHHPRSFSLWMAGGGVKPGFTYGRTDDYGYNIADAQGNPITPNKAEFTPGVVHVHDLQATILHLLGFDHTRLSYRYQGRDFRLTDVHGHVVKDLLA; encoded by the coding sequence ATGGACCCACTGGCAGTGACGCGACGGCATTTTTTGAAGAACTCGACTCTTGGGTTGGGGGTGCTGGGGCTAGGAAGCCTCGAAACGGGAGCATTTGCGGCCCCGCACTTTGCACCCAAGGCCAAGCGGGTGATCTATCTGTTCCAGAGCGGCGGCCCCGCAGCGCAGGACCTCTTTGACAACAAGCCATTGCTCCGCGAGAAACACGGCCAGCCCCTGCCGGACTTTATCCGCCGCGGCCAGCGCCTGACCGGGATGAGCGCCAACCAAGCGGAGCTACCGCTGGCGGGCTCGGCGTTTAACTTTGTGCGGGCGGGCAAGTGCGGGATGGAGCTCTCCGAGATCATGCCAGAGACCGCTAAGATCGCCGATGAGCTGTGTCTGGTGCGCTCGATGTGGACTGAGGCGATCAACCACGACCCCGCGATTACGTTCTTCCAGACCGGGAGCCAGATCGCGGGCCGCCCGTGCCTCGGCGCGTGGGTGAGCTACGGCCTGGGCTCGATGAACGAGAACCTGCCCAGCTTTGTGGTCTTGGTGACGGCCAATCAAGGCGACCAGCCGCTCTACTCGCGTTTGTGGGGCAGTGGCTTCCTCGATGCACGCTACCAAGGGACACAGTTCCGCGCGGGCAAGAGTCCCGTGCTCTATCTCACCAACCCGGAGGGCGTCTCGAACCAGAGCCGCCGTGCGCTCTTGGACACGCTCGGACAGTTAAGCAAGCTACAATCCCAAGCGACACTCGATCCCGCGATTGAGAGCCGCATGGCGCAGTACGAGCTCGCCTACCGCATGCAGACCAGTGTCCCCGAGGTCACCGACACGTCCACGGAGCCCGACGAAACGTTCGCCCTCTACGGCGAGGACGCCCGAAAACCGGGGACGTTTGCCGCCAACTGCCTGCTCGCGCGCCGCCTCGCCGAAAAAGGGGTGCGTTTTATCCAGCTCTACCACCAGGGCTGGGATCACCACGGCGGGCTTCCCGGCGCGATGCGCGGCCAAGCAAAGCTCACGGATAAAGCGTCCGCCGCACTCGTTCTCGATCTCAAGCGGCGTGGGATGCTCGACGACACGCTGATTATCTGGGGCGGGGAGTTCGGGCGGACGAGCTACTCGCAGGGGAAGCTGGAGAAAAACAACTACGGCCGTGACCACCACCCGCGTAGCTTTTCTCTCTGGATGGCAGGCGGGGGAGTCAAGCCCGGCTTCACCTACGGCCGCACCGACGACTACGGCTACAATATCGCCGACGCGCAGGGCAACCCCATCACCCCCAACAAAGCCGAGTTCACCCCCGGCGTCGTGCACGTCCACGATCTCCAGGCGACTATCTTGCACCTGCTCGGATTTGACCACACCCGCCTAAGCTACCGCTACCAAGGCCGAGATTTCCGATTAACGGACGTGCACGGGCACGTCGTAAAGGATTTGTTAGCATAA
- a CDS encoding Uma2 family endonuclease, giving the protein MTPLTAPAPTPSPRRKRWNRDEYHRLAEQGWLGTLRWELIQGEIVEVMPQSPTHSTGIMRLVLALVPIFGLEFVRTQLPIVLGPLNEPEPDIVVTAGTVADYASQQPGAEDIRLLVEVSSTTLRDDLSVKAALYAQAGIPEYWVLDLENRRLYVHRNPNASGWGAIQNLGETEHIAPLAAPQASLSIAQLLS; this is encoded by the coding sequence ATGACCCCCCTGACCGCTCCTGCCCCCACCCCTTCTCCCCGCCGTAAACGCTGGAACCGCGACGAGTACCACCGCCTCGCGGAGCAGGGCTGGCTGGGCACCTTGCGCTGGGAGCTGATTCAGGGAGAGATCGTCGAAGTCATGCCACAAAGCCCCACCCACTCTACCGGTATCATGCGCCTCGTCCTCGCGCTCGTTCCTATTTTCGGGCTTGAGTTCGTCCGCACGCAGCTGCCCATCGTTCTTGGTCCACTCAATGAACCTGAACCGGATATTGTCGTCACGGCAGGCACCGTCGCCGACTATGCTAGCCAACAACCTGGCGCAGAAGATATTCGACTTCTCGTAGAGGTGTCCTCGACAACGCTCCGTGATGATCTTAGCGTGAAAGCCGCGCTCTACGCTCAGGCGGGAATCCCAGAGTACTGGGTTCTCGATCTGGAAAATCGTCGCCTCTACGTTCACCGTAACCCTAATGCGTCGGGATGGGGAGCAATCCAGAACCTTGGGGAGACAGAGCATATCGCCCCCCTCGCTGCTCCACAAGCGAGTCTCTCGATCGCGCAGCTTTTGAGCTAA
- a CDS encoding inorganic phosphate transporter gives MDIATIGLLGLCLVIALGFEFVNGFHDTANAVATVIYTRSLKPTVAVLWSGLVNLLGVLSVFGAGAGVAFKIVGLLPTDLLVGASGAMGIWMLLSILITAVLWNLATWFVGLPASSSHTLIGSITGVGITWGMLAHKDVNLEKFYDTLKGLALAPLVGFGVAALIFLAMKLIVKRPELFQSPEDVDNMAPPPWPIRLMLIGTCTGVSYAHGSNDGQKGIGLMMLILIALLPGQFTVNPNFGAEKIASTVAVVKQVETLVESPALASVEKAAEADKRLKKIESLLANRASLSELPAADQAELRKEALKAASALKKVAKEKGLSADDKDLLEKGQKEIKGTVEFVAPWVTVAVALALGVGTMFGWKRIVVTVGEKIGKAHLTYGQGAAAELTAMLTIMVADKLAAPVSTTHILSSGIAGTMAANKSGLQPKTIRNILIAWVLTLPVTMVVSGLLFWLTAGRFIGGH, from the coding sequence ATGGACATCGCAACAATTGGCCTGCTGGGGCTCTGCCTGGTGATCGCGCTGGGCTTTGAGTTTGTTAATGGATTTCACGATACCGCCAACGCGGTCGCGACCGTGATCTACACACGCTCCCTGAAGCCGACCGTCGCGGTACTCTGGTCCGGGCTGGTCAACCTGCTTGGGGTCCTGAGTGTCTTTGGCGCAGGAGCCGGAGTCGCCTTCAAAATCGTGGGCCTGCTTCCCACCGACCTGTTGGTGGGGGCGAGTGGCGCGATGGGGATCTGGATGCTCCTCTCGATCCTGATTACTGCAGTGCTCTGGAACCTGGCTACCTGGTTTGTCGGGCTTCCTGCATCCAGCTCGCACACGCTGATAGGCTCTATCACCGGAGTGGGGATCACGTGGGGCATGCTGGCGCACAAAGATGTCAACCTGGAGAAGTTCTACGACACACTAAAAGGCCTGGCTCTCGCGCCCCTGGTCGGGTTTGGGGTAGCGGCCTTGATCTTCCTGGCGATGAAGCTGATTGTCAAGCGCCCCGAGCTCTTCCAGTCGCCTGAGGATGTCGATAACATGGCCCCGCCGCCCTGGCCGATTCGTTTGATGCTGATTGGGACCTGTACCGGGGTGAGCTATGCCCACGGCTCCAACGATGGCCAGAAGGGGATTGGCCTGATGATGCTGATCCTGATCGCCCTGCTCCCCGGCCAGTTTACGGTCAACCCTAACTTCGGTGCGGAGAAGATCGCCAGCACGGTCGCGGTGGTAAAGCAGGTAGAGACCCTGGTCGAGAGCCCCGCGCTGGCCTCCGTGGAGAAGGCTGCTGAGGCCGACAAGCGTCTCAAGAAGATCGAGTCGCTCCTCGCCAACCGTGCGAGCCTGAGCGAGCTTCCCGCCGCCGATCAGGCAGAGCTCCGCAAAGAGGCACTCAAGGCCGCCTCCGCCCTCAAGAAAGTGGCAAAAGAGAAGGGGCTCAGCGCCGACGACAAGGACCTCTTGGAGAAGGGGCAGAAAGAGATCAAGGGCACGGTGGAGTTTGTCGCACCCTGGGTGACAGTCGCTGTGGCGCTGGCGCTGGGAGTGGGGACGATGTTTGGCTGGAAGCGGATCGTGGTGACGGTCGGGGAGAAGATCGGGAAGGCCCACCTCACCTACGGCCAAGGTGCCGCCGCGGAGCTCACCGCGATGCTGACGATCATGGTCGCCGATAAGCTCGCCGCTCCCGTCTCCACGACGCACATTCTCTCGTCGGGAATCGCGGGGACGATGGCGGCCAATAAATCGGGGCTTCAGCCCAAGACGATCCGAAATATCCTGATCGCCTGGGTGCTTACCCTGCCCGTTACCATGGTGGTCTCCGGCTTGCTGTTCTGGCTCACTGCGGGGCGGTTTATCGGCGGGCATTAG
- the sucD gene encoding succinate--CoA ligase subunit alpha — translation MAILIDETTKVVVSGITGREGTFHSGQMLAYGTQVVAGVTPGKGGQTWTSDDGKYTVPVFNTVAEAVEKTGANAHFVVVPPKFAADSIIEGADAGCELIVCITDGLSQQDMITATDYVKRVKKTRLIGTNCPGLLSVGKAKIGIIPQNIFLEGPVGLVSRSGTLTYEIVDALTRAGLGQTTAVGIGGDPILGMRFADVLELFENDPETKAVVMVGEIGGADEEAGAEVIKRMTKPVVGFIGGRSAPPGKRMGHAGAIVSATSGSADSKIAALNAAGAPVADTTADIPGLVKKALGM, via the coding sequence ATGGCAATTCTGATTGATGAAACAACCAAGGTTGTCGTCTCCGGCATCACCGGCCGAGAAGGCACCTTCCATAGCGGGCAGATGCTCGCCTACGGCACCCAGGTCGTCGCCGGTGTGACTCCCGGCAAGGGTGGTCAGACCTGGACCAGCGATGATGGAAAGTACACGGTTCCGGTCTTCAACACAGTCGCCGAGGCGGTCGAGAAGACGGGTGCCAATGCGCACTTTGTGGTGGTTCCGCCCAAGTTCGCCGCCGACTCGATCATCGAGGGCGCGGACGCCGGCTGTGAGCTGATTGTCTGCATCACCGACGGTCTGAGCCAGCAGGACATGATCACAGCCACCGACTATGTCAAGCGCGTCAAGAAGACCCGGCTGATCGGCACTAACTGCCCTGGCCTGCTCTCGGTGGGCAAGGCGAAGATCGGGATCATTCCCCAGAATATCTTCCTTGAAGGCCCGGTTGGGCTGGTCTCGCGCTCGGGCACCCTCACCTACGAGATCGTGGACGCGCTCACCCGCGCAGGCCTCGGCCAGACCACCGCGGTCGGAATCGGCGGCGACCCCATTCTTGGGATGCGCTTCGCCGATGTGCTGGAGCTCTTTGAGAACGACCCGGAGACCAAAGCAGTCGTCATGGTCGGTGAGATCGGCGGCGCAGACGAAGAGGCCGGGGCGGAGGTCATCAAGCGCATGACCAAGCCCGTGGTCGGCTTTATCGGCGGCCGCAGCGCCCCTCCCGGAAAACGAATGGGCCACGCCGGTGCTATCGTCTCCGCCACCAGTGGCAGTGCGGACAGCAAGATCGCCGCCCTCAACGCCGCCGGAGCCCCCGTCGCCGACACCACCGCCGACATTCCGGGGCTGGTGAAAAAAGCGCTGGGGATGTAG
- the der gene encoding ribosome biogenesis GTPase Der: MPKPIVAIVGRPNVGKSTLFNRLTGKRIAIVEDTPGITRDRLYAEGEWNGRNYTLIDTGGISMDEDDPMQAQVRIQAEIAMEEADVILMLCDASQGITPNDIELADELRGVVDVPLFVVVNKSDNPNRDQDAMEFYSLGLGEIYPVSAISSRGVGDLLDEVVASFPPETEEDNEDETVRIALVGRPNVGKSSMVNAILGEERTIVSPVAGTTRDAIDTYFEFEGKRILLIDTAGIRRSGKIQGTVEYYSVLRAQRAIERCDVAVTVIDSIEGLRDGDKRVLGMAHEAGKASVICVNKWDEGRKGVLEENAGKNPMRILTQTLRDELPFCSYAPVAFCSALKGTGIGAFLETAIHAAENHSMRIPTGELNRLIRDAVDSRPYTTKGRNLKVKYATMAAVQPPTIVLFVNDPELMHFSYQRYLENQLRKTYGLEGTPLKIICRKAAKDREDRD; the protein is encoded by the coding sequence ATGCCTAAACCGATTGTCGCCATCGTTGGACGCCCCAACGTCGGCAAGTCCACCCTCTTCAACCGCCTCACCGGCAAGCGAATTGCCATTGTCGAGGACACCCCAGGAATTACGCGTGATCGGCTCTATGCCGAGGGCGAGTGGAACGGACGAAACTACACCCTGATCGATACGGGGGGAATCAGCATGGACGAGGACGATCCCATGCAGGCCCAGGTACGTATCCAAGCGGAGATTGCGATGGAGGAGGCAGATGTTATCCTCATGCTCTGCGATGCATCGCAGGGAATCACGCCCAACGATATCGAGCTAGCCGATGAGCTCCGTGGTGTCGTGGATGTCCCGCTGTTTGTGGTGGTCAATAAGTCCGACAACCCCAACCGCGACCAAGACGCGATGGAGTTCTACAGCCTCGGGCTGGGCGAGATCTACCCGGTCTCGGCCATCTCCAGCCGCGGTGTGGGAGACCTTCTCGATGAGGTCGTCGCCTCGTTCCCCCCCGAGACCGAAGAGGACAACGAGGATGAGACCGTGCGGATCGCGCTGGTCGGCCGCCCGAATGTCGGGAAATCGTCGATGGTCAATGCCATTCTTGGTGAGGAGCGCACGATTGTCTCCCCGGTTGCCGGAACCACGCGCGATGCCATCGACACCTACTTTGAGTTCGAGGGCAAGCGCATCTTGCTGATCGACACCGCAGGCATCCGGCGCTCCGGGAAGATCCAGGGGACGGTCGAGTACTACTCCGTGCTCCGTGCCCAGCGCGCGATCGAGCGCTGCGATGTCGCGGTCACGGTGATCGATAGCATCGAAGGCCTCCGCGATGGCGATAAGCGCGTCCTGGGGATGGCACACGAAGCCGGCAAGGCAAGTGTGATCTGTGTGAATAAGTGGGACGAGGGCCGCAAGGGAGTCTTGGAGGAGAACGCGGGCAAGAACCCCATGCGCATCCTCACCCAGACCCTCCGCGATGAGCTGCCGTTCTGTAGCTATGCGCCGGTCGCCTTCTGCTCCGCACTCAAGGGCACGGGGATTGGTGCGTTTCTAGAGACCGCGATCCATGCCGCAGAGAACCACTCGATGCGCATCCCCACGGGCGAGCTCAACCGGCTCATCCGCGATGCCGTCGACTCCCGCCCGTACACGACCAAGGGACGAAACCTCAAGGTCAAGTACGCGACCATGGCGGCGGTTCAGCCTCCGACCATTGTCCTCTTTGTCAACGACCCAGAGCTGATGCACTTCTCCTACCAGCGCTACCTAGAGAACCAGCTCCGCAAGACCTATGGCCTGGAAGGGACCCCCCTCAAGATCATCTGCCGCAAGGCCGCCAAAGACCGCGAAGACCGGGACTAG
- a CDS encoding S-layer homology domain-containing protein: protein MKNSLNRMVGLAALLALPAAGFAQQAPDDVPATHWAYPAVQDLISKGLIQNFPNGKYLGERTLTRYEMASLVKRMLDYLAKTQVKVIEAPKVNPPKVAAPKPTTPKAPTATKAEVDALKLSVDALKEVQLSSDEVAELRKLIKEFLPELLVMNTNFKALQDKFDALDTKMVDFEQDIKDMKILGAAHQAQLNILNAKKADGYIQARYSRRGTEDPLRAPENVAQDTTRGNGGDRDTFHVRRARLNFRGDLVNAQGQPTRGGYRIQLDARTAPTAGAQELTVKEAYVIVKNFPFQLKNPGVTPWFQADMWLGQGVTPFGHYLPYSSSDRSAPERYIAFSDAGPGLFVNQDYDKGASLKGKLFNAYEFHMGLFNGNGVVSNDLGRKKDFIGQIGKQVTPGWRVGVSAYDGDGSTFGTEVAANGYIGLVGTETPTTASDGTKLNASNNPVVLSTRERRRHLFGFDTQYAVGSSSELKFEYVKGHGGQVGSNQTVVPKEFYAYVDNAEVEGWYVEMNRHFGTVVVEPGKPTLPKLKVVTAYEYYNRNANPAKTGAFSQINLGTAAAPNIQGVSKSMFEESRIHAGLLYQVDAVTRLRLWYEDPIHNPALPGKPDFQNHTPFYTFEVQVKF, encoded by the coding sequence ATGAAAAACTCTCTTAATAGGATGGTAGGGCTCGCCGCGTTGCTCGCCCTGCCCGCTGCTGGCTTTGCACAGCAGGCTCCCGACGATGTCCCTGCAACCCACTGGGCCTACCCCGCGGTCCAAGACCTGATCTCCAAGGGCCTGATCCAGAACTTCCCCAATGGCAAGTACCTAGGGGAACGCACCTTGACGCGCTACGAGATGGCATCACTGGTTAAGCGCATGCTGGACTACCTTGCCAAGACTCAGGTCAAGGTCATCGAAGCGCCCAAGGTGAACCCGCCTAAGGTCGCCGCTCCCAAGCCGACCACGCCCAAGGCCCCTACCGCAACCAAGGCGGAAGTGGATGCCCTGAAGCTCTCTGTAGACGCTCTCAAAGAAGTCCAGCTCTCGTCGGACGAAGTGGCGGAGCTGCGCAAGCTGATCAAAGAGTTCTTGCCGGAGCTACTGGTGATGAACACCAACTTCAAGGCCCTACAAGACAAGTTCGATGCGCTCGACACCAAGATGGTGGACTTTGAGCAGGACATCAAGGACATGAAGATCCTTGGGGCCGCGCACCAAGCTCAGCTGAATATCCTCAATGCCAAGAAGGCGGATGGCTATATCCAGGCGCGCTACTCCCGCCGTGGCACTGAGGACCCGCTCCGCGCCCCCGAGAATGTCGCGCAGGATACCACCCGAGGAAATGGCGGCGACCGCGATACGTTCCATGTGCGGCGTGCACGTCTGAACTTCCGCGGCGATCTGGTCAATGCCCAGGGCCAGCCCACGCGTGGTGGCTACCGCATCCAGCTCGATGCCCGTACGGCCCCGACCGCAGGCGCGCAGGAGCTGACGGTCAAAGAGGCCTATGTGATCGTCAAAAACTTCCCCTTCCAGCTCAAGAATCCGGGGGTCACGCCTTGGTTTCAGGCCGACATGTGGCTAGGGCAGGGCGTCACCCCCTTTGGTCACTACCTCCCGTACTCGTCCAGTGATCGCTCCGCCCCGGAGCGCTACATCGCCTTCTCCGATGCCGGCCCTGGTCTCTTTGTGAACCAGGACTACGACAAAGGCGCATCGCTCAAGGGGAAGCTCTTCAATGCCTACGAGTTCCACATGGGGCTCTTCAATGGAAATGGCGTGGTTAGCAACGACTTAGGCCGCAAGAAGGACTTTATCGGGCAGATCGGCAAGCAAGTCACCCCTGGTTGGCGCGTCGGGGTCTCCGCCTACGACGGTGATGGCTCGACCTTTGGGACAGAGGTGGCGGCAAATGGCTACATCGGCTTAGTGGGAACCGAGACCCCCACCACGGCATCTGACGGTACCAAGCTCAATGCAAGCAACAACCCGGTGGTCCTGAGTACCCGGGAGCGCCGGCGCCACCTCTTTGGCTTCGACACCCAGTACGCTGTCGGGAGCTCGTCGGAGCTGAAGTTTGAGTATGTCAAGGGCCATGGTGGACAGGTCGGGAGCAACCAGACCGTCGTCCCCAAAGAGTTCTATGCCTATGTGGACAACGCTGAGGTCGAGGGCTGGTATGTGGAGATGAACCGCCACTTCGGGACAGTTGTGGTCGAGCCGGGTAAGCCGACTCTGCCCAAGCTCAAGGTCGTCACCGCCTACGAGTACTACAACCGCAATGCCAACCCCGCCAAGACCGGCGCATTCAGCCAGATCAACCTAGGGACGGCAGCCGCTCCGAATATCCAGGGAGTGAGCAAGAGTATGTTTGAGGAGTCCCGTATCCATGCCGGTCTGCTCTACCAAGTCGATGCCGTGACCCGTCTGCGCCTCTGGTACGAAGACCCCATCCATAACCCGGCACTCCCCGGCAAGCCGGACTTCCAGAACCACACTCCCTTCTACACCTTTGAGGTTCAGGTCAAGTTTTAA
- a CDS encoding porin — protein MKTILNTAPLFALALLGAHPAAAQTKNSAPPALTAEQVKALDLLSKLKFSGYLQLRYDALLGDAALFKNQGAGGTGPRPTVGAPHVGGASQGFILRRGRFKVDGALNPKDAFTFQFDFGSVGPLHLRDMYADIKSGLPHNWQLRVGQFPPQFTYILPSSSRVRESPERALGFSDSSNANFIFKDTVSATGGTVTAGTVIPFLLNQDRDQGAMFSYKAKRATSYFGLYNGEGRDNNGQRPINGNLTFMGRVEQRIPAAKGDVFVGGSRYDGQWPARAAAPVGTTVADFKNAARRVTALETRWVGKNGTELRYERIDGRYDVTPDRSLYLAGNNIHAWYATVRQPIAPHTVASLTYDVFDPTNQTVAGLTPGEYRRKTLQGGVLHQLAPGTRLRLWYVQGLTPYDPSAAAGTAARKKLGQVIGELQVEF, from the coding sequence ATGAAGACGATTCTTAATACAGCTCCTCTCTTTGCCCTTGCCCTTCTCGGTGCCCACCCTGCCGCGGCCCAGACCAAGAACAGTGCGCCACCCGCCCTCACCGCAGAGCAGGTCAAGGCACTCGATCTGCTCTCCAAGCTGAAGTTCAGTGGCTACCTCCAGCTTCGCTACGATGCTCTCCTCGGAGATGCAGCCCTCTTTAAGAACCAGGGTGCAGGCGGCACAGGACCACGGCCGACCGTCGGGGCGCCCCATGTGGGCGGTGCATCGCAAGGGTTTATCTTGCGACGAGGGCGCTTCAAGGTTGATGGCGCACTCAATCCCAAAGATGCCTTTACCTTCCAGTTCGACTTTGGCTCAGTCGGCCCGCTTCACCTCCGCGATATGTACGCCGATATTAAGAGTGGTCTGCCCCACAACTGGCAGCTACGCGTTGGGCAGTTTCCGCCCCAGTTCACCTACATTTTGCCGTCGAGTAGCCGTGTGCGAGAGTCGCCCGAGCGCGCTCTAGGCTTCTCGGACAGCAGCAACGCCAACTTCATCTTTAAAGACACGGTCTCAGCGACCGGGGGGACGGTCACGGCGGGGACGGTGATTCCCTTTCTGCTGAACCAGGACCGCGATCAGGGGGCGATGTTTAGCTACAAGGCCAAGCGTGCGACCAGCTACTTTGGTCTCTACAACGGCGAGGGCCGCGACAACAACGGGCAGAGGCCCATCAATGGCAACCTGACGTTCATGGGGCGAGTCGAGCAGCGCATTCCTGCCGCGAAGGGAGATGTCTTTGTGGGAGGCTCGCGCTACGATGGCCAGTGGCCCGCCCGTGCCGCCGCGCCGGTCGGCACCACGGTCGCCGATTTTAAGAACGCCGCCCGCCGGGTGACGGCCCTCGAAACCCGCTGGGTGGGCAAGAATGGCACCGAGCTACGCTACGAGCGAATCGATGGTCGCTACGATGTCACCCCCGATCGCTCTCTCTATCTTGCGGGAAACAACATTCATGCCTGGTATGCCACCGTGCGTCAGCCTATCGCCCCGCACACGGTCGCCTCTCTCACCTACGATGTCTTCGATCCGACCAACCAGACCGTCGCGGGCCTGACACCGGGCGAGTACCGGCGCAAGACCCTCCAAGGCGGCGTCCTCCACCAGCTCGCCCCCGGAACCCGCCTGCGCCTCTGGTATGTTCAGGGCCTCACTCCCTACGACCCATCGGCGGCCGCAGGCACTGCCGCACGCAAGAAGCTTGGGCAAGTGATCGGGGAGCTACAGGTCGAGTTTTAA